One Propionispora vibrioides DNA window includes the following coding sequences:
- a CDS encoding peptidylprolyl isomerase encodes MKKAIIEMDAGQIVIELFEGDAPKTVANFEKLINEEFYDGLTFHRVIKGFVAQGGCPNGNGTGGPGYTIPCETKGNPKRHERGSLSMAHRGPNTGGSQFFIVYEPQPHLDGVHTVFGKVIEGMDVVDQIQPGDKMNKVTVVEA; translated from the coding sequence GGTCAAATTGTGATTGAACTGTTTGAGGGCGACGCACCTAAAACCGTGGCTAATTTTGAGAAGCTGATTAATGAAGAATTTTATGACGGTTTGACTTTCCATCGCGTAATTAAAGGTTTCGTGGCTCAGGGAGGTTGCCCTAACGGCAACGGTACCGGCGGCCCTGGCTATACTATTCCCTGTGAAACCAAGGGAAATCCCAAACGGCATGAACGTGGTTCTTTGTCGATGGCGCACCGCGGTCCGAATACGGGTGGCAGTCAGTTCTTTATCGTATACGAACCGCAGCCCCATTTGGATGGCGTACATACTGTCTTTGGCAAAGTAATTGAAGGCATGGATGTGGTTGACCAGATACAACCGGGCGATAAGATGAACAAGGTTACCGTAGTCGAAGCATAA
- a CDS encoding TSUP family transporter, translating into MEFIDPQMLLFLLAAGFCAAFVDSVVGGGGLISLPALLLTGMPPGLALGTNKMASVMGSFTSTLSFMFSGKVNFKLIKYLFFIDFFGSILGVYTVQHIPPHFLKPLVVVLLVVVTVYTLLRKDWGDISTYGGITAKTLWLSGAAAGLLGFYDGFFGPGTGSFLIFAFLMLGFDFVVAAGNAKALNFASNIAAVIAFAYFGSIRYSYGIVMGLAMILGALAGSRVAIKNGAAFVKPVFIFMSLLLIGKQIWDVAH; encoded by the coding sequence ATGGAATTTATTGACCCACAGATGTTATTGTTTTTATTGGCCGCCGGTTTTTGCGCCGCCTTTGTTGATTCCGTGGTGGGCGGTGGCGGCCTGATTTCGCTGCCGGCATTGCTGCTTACCGGTATGCCGCCCGGACTGGCGCTGGGGACGAATAAAATGGCCAGCGTCATGGGCAGTTTTACCAGTACACTTTCTTTTATGTTTTCGGGGAAAGTAAATTTTAAGTTAATCAAATATCTTTTTTTTATTGACTTCTTTGGGTCCATACTGGGTGTCTATACGGTACAGCATATTCCGCCTCATTTTTTGAAACCGTTGGTTGTTGTACTGCTGGTGGTGGTGACGGTATATACCTTGCTGCGTAAGGACTGGGGCGATATCTCTACCTATGGCGGTATCACGGCGAAGACGCTCTGGCTCAGCGGTGCAGCCGCTGGGTTGCTGGGCTTTTATGACGGTTTTTTCGGTCCCGGCACAGGGTCGTTTTTGATTTTTGCCTTTCTCATGCTGGGGTTTGATTTTGTTGTAGCGGCGGGAAATGCCAAGGCTTTAAATTTTGCCAGCAACATCGCCGCCGTCATTGCCTTTGCCTATTTTGGCTCCATTCGGTATTCCTATGGCATTGTAATGGGCTTGGCAATGATTCTGGGCGCACTGGCCGGTTCGCGTGTGGCGATTAAAAATGGGGCGGCTTTTGTCAAGCCGGTGTTTATTTTTATGTCGCTGCTGCTCATTGGTAAGCAAATTTGGGATGTGGCGCACTGA
- a CDS encoding PrkA family serine protein kinase: MVDFNFATLIKKDREERQYVPFTGTFLEYLKLVAENPKHHSMLAHQRMFNLLVEPGVETIKTEEHPHLKRIYGNETIKQYEFFKHDFFGIDNSIMKIMRYFHAAAMKGEESRQVLYLVGPVGAGKSSIMEALKRALEASPDIYVLQGCPMREMPLHLIPKHLRPVFERELGIKVEGDLCPVCRYRLKHEFGGEYERFPVTTAGFSIRSRKGIGVVPPVDPNNQDTSVLIGSVDISKLDLYPEDDPRVLSLNGAFNAGNRGIVEFIEVFKNEVEYLHAMITATQEKSIPSPGKGAMIYFDGIILAHSNEAEWNKFKSDHTNEAILDRIVKVEVPYCLQLDEEVKIYRKVLRNSNFDAHIAPHTIEMASMFAILSRLAPSAKVDPLTKLKIYNGEEIVEKGSTKKVDIFELREEAQREGMSGISTRFIMKALDTALSESENNCINPLAILDTMVKATKEMAVNEDERKRYLGFLQDTIKKEYNLIIEKEVTRAFIHGYQEQAESLFNNYLDHAEAFVNVTKLKDPNTGEELEPDIKFLQSIEEQIGISGTAALGFRQDVTSYMFSILRSGGRLDYKSYEPLKEAIEKKLTFSVKELSRVVTKARVRDKEQDSKYNAMVEEMKQNGYCDHCCNVILKYAANNLWKD, translated from the coding sequence GTGGTTGATTTTAATTTTGCGACGCTGATCAAAAAAGACCGGGAAGAACGGCAGTATGTACCGTTTACCGGAACGTTTCTGGAATATTTAAAGCTGGTTGCCGAAAATCCCAAGCACCATTCAATGCTGGCCCATCAGCGCATGTTCAATCTCCTGGTGGAGCCCGGCGTGGAGACAATCAAGACGGAGGAGCATCCACACTTAAAGCGCATCTATGGCAATGAAACCATTAAGCAATATGAATTTTTTAAACATGATTTTTTTGGCATTGACAACAGTATTATGAAAATCATGCGTTATTTCCACGCGGCAGCCATGAAGGGGGAAGAGTCGCGTCAGGTGCTGTATTTGGTTGGACCGGTCGGCGCCGGTAAGTCGTCGATCATGGAGGCGCTAAAACGGGCTTTGGAAGCAAGCCCGGATATTTACGTGTTGCAGGGCTGCCCGATGCGGGAAATGCCGCTGCACCTGATTCCAAAACACCTGCGACCTGTCTTTGAACGGGAGCTGGGCATCAAGGTGGAAGGCGATTTGTGCCCGGTATGCCGCTATCGTCTGAAACACGAATTTGGCGGGGAATATGAACGCTTTCCGGTTACGACGGCCGGGTTTTCAATACGTTCCCGCAAAGGGATCGGCGTAGTACCGCCAGTAGATCCGAACAATCAGGATACGTCGGTGCTGATCGGCTCGGTGGATATTTCCAAGCTGGATTTATACCCGGAGGATGATCCACGGGTACTGTCGTTAAATGGGGCGTTTAATGCCGGCAACCGGGGCATTGTGGAATTTATTGAGGTATTTAAGAATGAAGTCGAGTATTTGCACGCCATGATTACGGCCACACAGGAAAAGTCCATTCCCTCACCGGGCAAGGGAGCGATGATTTACTTTGACGGCATTATTTTGGCCCATTCCAATGAGGCGGAGTGGAATAAGTTTAAATCCGACCATACTAATGAAGCGATTTTGGACCGGATTGTCAAAGTAGAGGTGCCCTATTGCCTGCAGTTGGATGAGGAAGTGAAAATCTACCGAAAAGTCCTGAGAAACAGCAATTTTGATGCTCATATAGCGCCACATACCATCGAAATGGCCTCGATGTTTGCCATTTTGTCCCGTCTGGCGCCATCGGCCAAGGTGGACCCTCTGACCAAGCTGAAAATCTACAACGGAGAAGAAATTGTAGAAAAGGGCTCGACTAAAAAGGTGGATATCTTCGAGCTGAGGGAAGAGGCACAGCGGGAAGGGATGAGCGGAATTTCCACGCGTTTCATCATGAAGGCGCTGGATACGGCATTGTCTGAATCGGAAAACAATTGTATCAATCCCTTGGCTATTTTGGATACCATGGTGAAAGCCACCAAGGAAATGGCTGTTAACGAGGATGAGAGAAAACGCTATCTGGGCTTTTTGCAGGATACGATTAAGAAAGAGTACAATCTGATTATCGAAAAGGAGGTAACCAGAGCTTTCATTCATGGTTACCAGGAGCAGGCGGAGAGTCTGTTCAACAACTATCTTGACCATGCCGAAGCCTTTGTCAATGTCACCAAGCTGAAGGATCCAAACACCGGGGAAGAGCTGGAACCGGATATCAAGTTCCTGCAGTCCATCGAAGAGCAGATTGGCATTAGCGGTACGGCGGCGCTGGGCTTCCGGCAGGACGTTACTTCCTATATGTTTTCCATTTTGCGTAGTGGCGGACGGCTGGACTATAAAAGCTATGAACCACTCAAGGAAGCCATTGAGAAGAAGCTGACTTTTTCGGTTAAAGAGTTGTCACGGGTGGTCACCAAAGCCAGGGTCAGAGATAAAGAACAAGACAGCAAGTATAATGCCATGGTCGAGGAAATGAAACAGAACGGCTATTGTGATCACTGCTGCAATGTGATTTTAAAATATGCGGCCAATAATTTGTGGAAGGATTAG
- the yhbH gene encoding sporulation protein YhbH: protein MAVFKDGGTGHSDRSAWDRKRHRKLMEDAIRRNLGDIIAEESIIGQSKDKKIKIPVKSIKEYQFIYGKGNDGGASGDGQEKKGQVIGKVVGQNGTASGGPGGSDPGEEIYETEITMDEIIGYMFNELQLPDIDKKKYGLIEDECRIKRSGYQPKGIPPRLAKKRTVIEKIKRKQSYRRNQTAGAEQAIPQRIPFRTEDLRYHRVKEEHKRRSNAVVICIMDTSGSMDQTKKYLARSFYFLLYQFVRWKYEQVEVVFIAHTTEAKEVNEWEFFHRGESGGTVISSGYAKALEVIEARYNPAVWNIYAFHCSDGDNWGDDNNRAIGLAKDLCGVCNLFGYGEITFTQSWNVTIRRDFERAMQEPNFVMATMSKKEDIWPAFKKILDKHATAGGKEHE from the coding sequence ATGGCGGTATTCAAGGACGGGGGGACCGGTCATTCTGACCGGTCCGCATGGGATCGCAAGCGCCACCGGAAACTGATGGAGGATGCCATTAGAAGGAACCTGGGCGATATTATTGCGGAGGAAAGTATTATTGGGCAGAGCAAGGATAAAAAAATCAAAATACCGGTCAAGAGCATTAAAGAGTATCAGTTTATCTATGGAAAAGGCAATGACGGTGGCGCGTCGGGGGACGGTCAGGAAAAGAAGGGGCAGGTCATCGGCAAAGTGGTGGGACAAAACGGAACGGCCAGTGGCGGGCCGGGGGGCAGTGATCCCGGTGAGGAAATTTACGAAACGGAAATTACCATGGATGAAATTATCGGTTATATGTTCAATGAACTGCAGCTACCGGATATCGACAAGAAGAAGTACGGCCTTATTGAGGATGAATGCCGGATAAAGCGCAGCGGCTATCAGCCGAAGGGCATCCCGCCGCGGCTGGCGAAAAAGCGCACCGTTATTGAAAAAATAAAGCGCAAGCAAAGTTACCGGCGCAATCAAACGGCTGGAGCGGAACAAGCGATACCTCAGCGTATTCCTTTCCGGACCGAGGATCTTAGATATCACCGGGTAAAGGAGGAGCATAAGCGGCGCTCCAACGCGGTGGTCATTTGTATTATGGATACGTCCGGTTCGATGGACCAGACCAAGAAGTATCTGGCTCGCAGTTTTTATTTTCTGCTGTATCAGTTTGTCCGCTGGAAGTATGAACAGGTGGAGGTGGTGTTCATCGCCCACACCACGGAGGCCAAGGAAGTAAACGAATGGGAGTTTTTTCATCGCGGCGAGTCGGGCGGGACGGTTATCAGCAGCGGCTACGCCAAAGCACTGGAGGTCATTGAGGCAAGGTATAATCCGGCAGTGTGGAATATCTATGCCTTCCATTGCTCTGACGGTGACAATTGGGGCGACGACAATAACCGGGCCATCGGACTGGCCAAAGATTTGTGCGGGGTGTGCAACTTATTCGGTTACGGTGAAATTACCTTCACGCAAAGCTGGAACGTTACCATTCGCCGGGATTTTGAGCGGGCCATGCAGGAGCCGAATTTTGTGATGGCAACTATGAGCAAAAAAGAAGACATTTGGCCGGCTTTTAAAAAAATATTGGATAAACATGCGACGGCTGGAGGGAAGGAGCATGAATGA
- a CDS encoding SpoVR family protein yields the protein MNDYTLRELEAWGDRIEELVRSAGLECYEQFFEICDYEDMLCYEAYAGMPSHYPHWSFGKMYERQRTFYQYNLVGLPYEMVINSDPCLAYLMRDNTLALQVLTMAHVYGHNDFFKNNRLFKEYTRAELTVELFKNHADRVRGYMADPSIGPDRVERILDAAHALRYQLQRFGKREQKHDREQLTKESEQDIPDRLKNDLLTFLAERGKLTEWERNLVYIVRDETFYFLPQLETKIMNEGWASFWHYKLLNRLALPQSLHWEFLQRHNLVVRPHANRINPYFLGFNIFTYLEETYGLDYIFQVRTQERDQSFLRRYLTRELCEKLCLFSYTVRGNDIVVKEVGDEEGWKTVRDDLVKGVGLGSIPCVVPLAVERDQLVLEHVFEGWELDITYARETLKYVVDLWGGRVSLKTQLSGKAKRLICSEDKVVSLIDDI from the coding sequence ATGAATGATTACACGCTGCGCGAGCTGGAGGCGTGGGGGGACCGGATTGAAGAACTGGTCCGGTCGGCCGGCCTGGAGTGCTACGAGCAGTTTTTTGAAATATGCGATTATGAAGATATGCTGTGTTACGAAGCATATGCCGGCATGCCTTCCCACTATCCCCACTGGAGTTTCGGCAAGATGTATGAACGGCAGCGGACTTTTTATCAATATAATCTGGTGGGCCTTCCCTATGAAATGGTGATAAATTCCGATCCCTGCCTGGCCTATTTAATGCGGGACAATACGCTGGCGCTGCAGGTTTTGACAATGGCCCATGTATATGGGCACAATGATTTCTTTAAGAACAACCGCTTGTTTAAGGAATATACCCGGGCCGAGCTTACGGTGGAATTGTTTAAGAATCACGCTGACCGGGTACGCGGCTATATGGCCGATCCCTCTATCGGACCGGACCGGGTGGAGCGGATTCTTGATGCCGCTCATGCGCTGCGCTACCAACTGCAGCGTTTTGGCAAAAGAGAGCAAAAGCACGACAGGGAGCAACTGACAAAGGAAAGTGAACAGGATATTCCGGACCGTTTAAAGAATGACCTGCTAACGTTTTTGGCGGAACGGGGCAAGCTGACCGAGTGGGAACGGAACCTGGTCTACATAGTCCGGGATGAAACCTTCTATTTTTTACCTCAATTGGAGACCAAGATCATGAATGAGGGCTGGGCCAGCTTCTGGCACTACAAATTGTTAAACCGGCTGGCGTTGCCGCAAAGTCTGCATTGGGAATTTCTCCAGCGTCACAATCTGGTGGTGCGGCCCCATGCCAACCGGATCAATCCCTATTTTCTCGGGTTTAATATTTTCACTTATTTAGAGGAAACCTATGGGTTGGACTATATTTTTCAGGTCCGGACACAGGAACGGGATCAGTCGTTTCTGCGACGGTACCTGACCCGGGAATTATGCGAAAAGCTTTGCCTGTTCTCCTATACCGTACGGGGCAACGACATTGTTGTTAAAGAGGTTGGCGACGAGGAAGGCTGGAAGACGGTGCGGGACGATCTGGTTAAAGGAGTGGGACTGGGCTCTATTCCTTGTGTTGTTCCGTTGGCGGTGGAACGGGACCAGCTTGTCCTCGAACATGTTTTTGAGGGCTGGGAGCTGGATATTACCTATGCCAGGGAGACGCTGAAATATGTTGTTGATTTATGGGGCGGCCGGGTGAGTCTGAAGACGCAGTTGAGTGGCAAGGCGAAACGGCTGATTTGCAGTGAGGATAAGGTGGTATCGCTGATCGATGATATTTAA
- the ytaF gene encoding sporulation membrane protein YtaF — MNIFYVLLLATALSLDGFVAGLAYGLKNIRIPPVSLLIVGSITAVSTVAAVFCAAYVGDFMNPHFAVVAGALLLILIGLCSLFQEYLTKDVKSYENSQEPTARKLTISIGRIVISIMAQPETADLDHSSRINALEAVFLGLALGIDNMVATFAAALMNSLPAYTPLLMGCVQMGALLLGLASCQRLVSPALKSRFPYLPGIILILLGLLRLS, encoded by the coding sequence ATGAACATATTTTATGTACTGCTATTGGCCACGGCCCTGAGTCTGGACGGCTTTGTTGCCGGTTTGGCCTATGGCTTGAAAAATATCCGCATACCGCCGGTATCCCTCCTGATTGTAGGCAGCATCACTGCCGTCTCCACTGTGGCCGCCGTTTTCTGCGCCGCTTATGTCGGCGACTTTATGAACCCCCATTTCGCCGTCGTGGCCGGAGCTTTACTGCTCATCCTAATCGGACTCTGCAGCCTGTTCCAGGAATATCTGACCAAAGACGTAAAGTCCTATGAAAATAGTCAGGAGCCTACGGCGCGAAAGCTCACCATCTCCATCGGCCGCATTGTCATCAGTATCATGGCTCAGCCGGAAACTGCCGATTTGGATCATTCCAGCCGCATCAATGCGCTGGAAGCGGTTTTCCTGGGTCTGGCCTTGGGTATCGACAATATGGTGGCCACCTTCGCCGCCGCTCTGATGAATTCGCTGCCTGCCTACACGCCGCTGCTGATGGGCTGCGTCCAAATGGGTGCCCTCCTGCTGGGTCTGGCCTCCTGCCAACGGCTTGTCTCCCCTGCTTTGAAAAGCCGTTTCCCCTACCTGCCCGGCATTATTTTAATTCTGCTCGGCCTGCTCCGTCTGAGCTGA
- the gyrA gene encoding DNA gyrase subunit A, protein MDFGLGKVLPVRIEDEMKNSYIDYAMSVIVMRALPDVRDGLKPVHRRILYAMHEAGMAPNKPYKKSARIVGEVLGKYHPHGDSSVYDATVRMAQDFSIRYLLVDGHGNFGSIDGDSAAAMRYTEVRMSRVAESMLEDIERDTVDFAPNYDESLKEPTVLPSKIPNLLVNGSAGIAVGMATNIPPHNLGEVVDGLIMMIDNPEVTINELMMAIKGPDFPTGALILGREGIRQAYTTGRGGVKMRAQCRIEKMANGKNRILVTEIPYQVNKARLVEKIAELVRDKVIDGVTDLRDESDRKGMRIVIELRRDVNADILLNQLYKHTQLQETFGIIMLALVDRRPRIMNLQEILWHYLEHQKEVIVRRTRFELAKAKARAHILEGLKIALDHLDAVITTIRQSKTVDIAKEALMTGFDLSEKQAQAILDLRLQRLTGLEREKIEQEYKDILETIEWLESVLADEHKVLAIIKEELLDVRKRFADERRTVITTDVSELNMEDLIAEEDIVLTLTHGGYIKRLPVDTYRSQKRGGKGVTGMGTKEEDFVEHLFVTTTHNNVLFFTSRGRVYQLKGYEIPEASRTAKGTAIVNMLALEPNEKVTAVIPIKEFSERKFLLMVTRKGIVKKTELMEFDTTRKGGLIAINLDDDDDLIGVKLTGGEHYVIIGTKDGLAIYFPETNVRAMGRTAHGVKGITLHDGDSVVGMDTVKKDGELLTVTSEGYGKRTPLAEYRNQSRGGKGVINIKVTEKTGHVVGIKVVKPGQELMLITGDGIVIRTEIDAISVFSRNAQGVKIMRTGETDTVVALAVVEKKADNE, encoded by the coding sequence GTGGATTTTGGATTAGGCAAGGTTTTGCCGGTACGTATTGAAGATGAAATGAAAAATTCCTATATCGATTACGCGATGAGCGTTATTGTTATGCGGGCGCTGCCGGATGTCCGGGATGGTTTGAAACCGGTTCACCGCCGCATTTTATACGCGATGCATGAGGCCGGAATGGCGCCGAACAAACCGTATAAAAAATCGGCCCGTATTGTTGGGGAAGTATTGGGTAAGTATCATCCACACGGTGATTCTTCGGTATACGATGCGACGGTACGGATGGCGCAGGACTTTTCCATCCGCTATTTGCTGGTGGACGGGCATGGTAACTTCGGTTCGATTGACGGTGACTCGGCGGCGGCGATGCGGTATACTGAGGTGCGCATGTCGCGGGTGGCCGAGTCCATGCTGGAGGATATTGAGCGGGATACGGTCGATTTTGCTCCGAACTATGATGAGTCGTTAAAGGAGCCTACCGTTCTGCCGTCTAAGATTCCTAACCTGTTAGTGAACGGGTCGGCGGGGATCGCGGTCGGCATGGCCACCAACATACCGCCCCATAACCTGGGCGAAGTGGTGGACGGACTGATTATGATGATTGATAACCCCGAGGTAACCATCAATGAACTGATGATGGCGATCAAGGGGCCGGACTTTCCGACGGGCGCCTTGATCTTAGGCCGTGAGGGAATCCGCCAGGCCTATACAACCGGCCGGGGCGGCGTAAAAATGCGGGCCCAGTGCCGGATTGAGAAAATGGCCAACGGGAAAAACCGGATTTTGGTTACCGAGATTCCCTATCAGGTGAATAAGGCCAGACTGGTGGAGAAGATTGCCGAGTTGGTTCGCGACAAAGTGATTGACGGGGTTACCGATCTGCGGGATGAAAGTGACCGGAAAGGGATGCGGATCGTTATCGAACTGCGGCGGGATGTAAATGCCGATATTTTGCTTAATCAGTTGTACAAGCATACGCAGCTCCAGGAAACCTTCGGCATCATCATGCTGGCCCTTGTCGACAGACGGCCGCGGATTATGAATTTGCAGGAAATACTCTGGCACTATCTGGAACATCAAAAAGAAGTCATTGTCCGGCGGACACGGTTTGAACTGGCTAAAGCCAAGGCGAGGGCGCATATCCTGGAAGGGCTGAAAATCGCCCTGGATCACCTGGATGCGGTTATTACGACTATTCGCCAGTCTAAGACGGTGGACATCGCCAAGGAAGCGCTGATGACCGGCTTTGACTTAAGCGAAAAGCAGGCCCAGGCTATTCTGGACTTAAGACTCCAACGCTTGACCGGCCTGGAACGGGAAAAGATCGAGCAGGAGTACAAGGATATTTTGGAAACCATCGAATGGCTGGAGTCGGTATTGGCCGATGAGCATAAAGTTCTGGCGATTATTAAAGAAGAACTGCTGGATGTAAGAAAACGGTTTGCCGATGAACGGCGCACGGTGATTACCACCGATGTTTCCGAACTGAATATGGAAGATCTCATTGCCGAGGAAGATATTGTCCTGACCTTGACCCATGGCGGCTATATCAAGCGGCTGCCGGTGGACACCTACCGCAGTCAGAAGCGGGGCGGCAAGGGGGTAACCGGTATGGGCACCAAGGAAGAGGACTTCGTGGAGCATCTGTTTGTGACCACGACTCATAACAATGTGCTCTTCTTTACCAGCCGGGGCCGGGTGTATCAGTTGAAAGGCTATGAAATCCCGGAAGCCAGCCGTACGGCCAAGGGCACAGCCATCGTCAATATGCTGGCTTTAGAGCCGAATGAGAAGGTTACGGCCGTCATTCCGATTAAGGAATTTTCTGAACGAAAGTTCTTACTGATGGTCACCCGTAAGGGCATCGTCAAGAAAACCGAGTTGATGGAATTTGATACAACCCGCAAGGGTGGATTGATTGCTATCAACCTGGACGATGACGATGATTTGATCGGTGTAAAACTCACCGGCGGTGAGCATTATGTCATTATCGGCACCAAGGACGGTCTGGCCATCTATTTCCCGGAAACCAATGTCCGGGCCATGGGCCGGACGGCCCACGGCGTCAAAGGGATTACGCTGCATGACGGTGATAGTGTAGTGGGCATGGACACCGTCAAAAAGGACGGAGAACTGCTGACCGTTACCTCCGAGGGTTATGGCAAACGGACGCCGCTGGCGGAGTACCGCAACCAGTCCCGGGGCGGCAAAGGCGTCATTAACATTAAGGTGACGGAAAAGACAGGGCATGTTGTGGGCATTAAGGTGGTTAAACCGGGTCAGGAACTCATGCTGATTACGGGAGACGGCATTGTCATCCGTACGGAAATTGATGCAATTTCGGTGTTTAGCCGCAACGCCCAGGGCGTTAAGATCATGCGTACCGGCGAAACCGATACGGTGGTAGCCTTGGCAGTAGTTGAAAAAAAAGCGGATAATGAATAA
- a CDS encoding VOC family protein yields MQIKRVDSTISTYKLQESRDFYVKHFGFEVVYESDWYIELLAKGLPTAGISFVLAQREEGEIFNGKGLIISFEVDDVDREFWRLSAEGVDIYQPIQEKPWGERSFVVNDPNGVHLYIYKLIPAQPEYQKIYDAYKK; encoded by the coding sequence ATGCAGATCAAAAGGGTAGATTCGACCATCAGTACGTACAAACTACAGGAGTCAAGAGATTTCTATGTTAAGCATTTTGGCTTTGAGGTAGTATACGAGAGCGATTGGTATATCGAATTGTTGGCCAAGGGGCTGCCGACCGCGGGAATTAGCTTTGTGCTGGCCCAGCGGGAGGAGGGCGAGATTTTTAACGGTAAGGGCCTGATTATTTCTTTTGAGGTAGACGATGTGGACCGGGAGTTTTGGCGGCTTTCGGCCGAAGGGGTGGATATTTACCAGCCTATTCAGGAAAAACCCTGGGGTGAACGGAGCTTTGTCGTCAATGATCCCAATGGGGTGCACCTTTACATTTATAAACTAATTCCGGCCCAACCGGAATACCAAAAAATTTATGACGCCTACAAGAAATAA
- a CDS encoding MalY/PatB family protein, translating into MSAIFDEMIDRRRTNCRKWDAACQLFGNDEVLPMWIADMDFAVPAAVARAVQERAAHEIYGYPHKEERFYRAIQNWLQHRHGWQVQPEWILGNPGVVSAISTAILAFTEPGDKIVIQPPVYPPFFSCVTKNNRQLVENPLRLVNGQYQMDFEDLTGKLDGVKLLLLCNPHNPVGRSWTREELLRLGQLCVERGIVIVSDEIHADLVLPGAIHTPMASLSPEVARLTVTCMAASKTFNVAGLYTSIALIADQKLRQRFSGVLEALDLNGGNLFGITALIAAFEEGEAWLDELLTYLDGNVRYMVDFFARQVEGITLSRPEATYLAWLDCRELQLSQARLKKFFIQEAKVGLNDGMTFGRAGEGFMRLNYGCPRTILEEGLGRIAQAVRLL; encoded by the coding sequence ATGTCGGCTATTTTTGATGAGATGATTGACCGGCGGCGGACGAACTGCCGTAAATGGGATGCGGCCTGCCAGCTCTTCGGTAATGACGAAGTGCTGCCTATGTGGATTGCCGATATGGATTTTGCCGTGCCGGCGGCGGTGGCCAGGGCTGTACAAGAGCGGGCCGCCCATGAAATTTACGGCTATCCTCATAAGGAGGAGCGCTTTTATCGGGCCATCCAGAACTGGCTGCAGCACCGCCACGGCTGGCAGGTTCAGCCCGAGTGGATTTTAGGAAATCCCGGCGTTGTATCGGCTATCAGCACAGCCATTTTGGCCTTTACCGAACCGGGTGATAAAATTGTCATTCAGCCGCCGGTATATCCGCCGTTTTTTAGTTGTGTGACGAAAAATAACCGGCAACTGGTGGAAAATCCACTCCGCTTGGTCAACGGACAGTATCAGATGGATTTTGAGGATTTAACCGGCAAGTTGGACGGGGTAAAATTGCTGCTGTTGTGTAACCCTCATAATCCGGTAGGCCGGTCCTGGACCAGGGAGGAACTGCTGCGACTGGGGCAGCTTTGCGTAGAACGGGGCATCGTCATTGTATCTGATGAGATTCATGCCGATCTGGTTTTGCCCGGGGCTATTCATACGCCGATGGCGTCCTTGTCACCGGAGGTAGCTAGACTGACGGTCACTTGTATGGCGGCCAGTAAAACATTTAATGTAGCCGGCTTGTATACGTCGATTGCGCTGATTGCCGACCAGAAGCTACGGCAGCGGTTTAGCGGCGTCCTGGAGGCTCTCGATTTAAATGGTGGTAATCTCTTTGGTATTACCGCACTGATTGCTGCCTTTGAAGAGGGGGAGGCCTGGCTGGACGAGCTGCTCACTTACCTGGATGGTAATGTGCGTTATATGGTGGACTTTTTTGCCCGTCAGGTCGAGGGTATTACCCTGTCCCGACCGGAAGCTACCTATCTGGCCTGGCTGGATTGCCGGGAATTGCAGCTAAGTCAGGCCCGGCTGAAGAAGTTTTTTATTCAGGAAGCCAAGGTGGGCTTAAACGACGGCATGACCTTTGGCCGGGCAGGAGAAGGTTTTATGCGTTTAAATTACGGTTGTCCGCGAACAATACTGGAAGAAGGACTTGGCCGCATCGCGCAGGCAGTTCGGCTTCTTTAG